In Amycolatopsis sp. EV170708-02-1, the following are encoded in one genomic region:
- a CDS encoding AAA family ATPase, producing the protein MKIAFVGKGGSGKTTLASLFTAYLAGDGKPVLAIDADINQHLAVALGASEEEAIAWPTLGDNMGLIKEYLRGDNPRIADAASMIKTTPPGRGSRLVRPFEDNPIFEACFREFGGVRLGVTGQFDEDDLGVACYHSKVGAAELLLNHMIDDAGEYVVMDMTAGADAFASGLFTRFDVTFLVCEPTVRSVGVYRQYADYARDFGVRLVVVGNKVTEDEDIEFLREEVGDALLGWMENSRHVRAAERGRARPIGELEAHNLATLGSMLATVDGERRDWARYQRQGVEFHLRNARAWGSGRAGEDLTAQVDPEFVLGPALAGQDA; encoded by the coding sequence GTGAAGATCGCGTTCGTCGGGAAGGGCGGCAGCGGCAAGACCACGCTGGCGTCGCTGTTCACCGCGTACCTGGCAGGCGACGGGAAACCGGTGCTGGCGATCGACGCGGACATCAACCAGCATCTCGCCGTCGCGCTCGGCGCGAGCGAGGAAGAGGCCATCGCGTGGCCGACGCTGGGCGACAACATGGGCCTGATCAAGGAGTACCTGCGCGGCGACAACCCGCGGATCGCCGACGCGGCCTCGATGATCAAGACGACGCCGCCGGGGCGCGGGTCACGGCTGGTCCGGCCGTTCGAGGACAACCCGATCTTCGAGGCGTGCTTCCGCGAGTTCGGCGGCGTCCGGCTCGGCGTCACCGGGCAGTTCGACGAGGACGACCTCGGCGTCGCGTGCTACCACTCGAAGGTCGGCGCGGCGGAACTGCTGCTGAACCACATGATCGACGACGCGGGTGAATACGTGGTCATGGACATGACCGCGGGCGCCGACGCGTTCGCGTCCGGCCTGTTCACGCGGTTCGACGTGACGTTCCTGGTGTGCGAGCCGACGGTGCGCAGCGTCGGCGTGTACCGGCAGTACGCCGACTACGCGCGGGACTTCGGGGTGCGGCTGGTCGTCGTGGGCAACAAGGTGACCGAGGACGAGGACATCGAGTTCCTGCGCGAAGAGGTCGGCGACGCCCTGCTGGGCTGGATGGAGAACTCGCGGCACGTCCGCGCCGCCGAACGCGGCCGCGCGCGCCCGATCGGCGAACTCGAGGCGCACAACCTCGCGACGCTGGGCTCGATGCTCGCGACCGTCGACGGCGAGCGACGCGACTGGGCGCGTTACCAGCGGCAGGGCGTCGAGTTCCACCTTCGCAACGCGCGGGCTTGGGGCAGCGGGCGGGCAGGCGAGGACCTCACCGCGCAGGTGGACCCGGAGTTCGTGCTGGGGCCGGCGCTGGCTGGACAGGACGCCTGA
- a CDS encoding C40 family peptidase: MKIGIIVGVLIAAVFAAVVTTSTVTKVVTDHVEAQSGGVVKTSCDASIGPTLPGQTDRGSSDINKLDEEQKGIVALIISIGKQRTLSPRAWQVAIQAGMTESKLRNLTYGDRDSLGIFQMRPSMGWGTVAQVTDPPYQVNKFFDVLLAVPDWENMRPGDAAQRVERSGFPDRYHNWEPMAALLVQNEGQIVDVVGCGTSVGSVVPPSQAAAQAIKFALAEQGKPYIWGATGPNSYDCSGLMLRAYESAGIILPRVSRDQYKAGAMLPVRQAQPGDLLFLATVPSNPATIHHVMMYLGDGKIVEAQQTGVPVHIRDFSFDEAEVVAQAVRPGV, from the coding sequence ATGAAGATCGGGATCATCGTCGGCGTGCTGATCGCCGCGGTCTTCGCCGCGGTGGTCACCACGAGCACGGTCACCAAGGTGGTGACCGATCATGTGGAGGCGCAGTCGGGCGGGGTCGTCAAGACCTCCTGCGACGCGTCGATCGGGCCGACCCTGCCGGGGCAGACCGATCGCGGTTCTTCGGACATCAACAAGCTGGACGAGGAACAGAAGGGGATCGTCGCGCTGATCATCTCGATCGGCAAGCAGCGCACGCTGTCCCCGCGCGCGTGGCAGGTGGCGATCCAGGCCGGGATGACCGAGTCCAAACTGCGGAACCTGACCTACGGCGACCGCGACTCGCTCGGCATCTTCCAGATGCGCCCGTCGATGGGCTGGGGCACCGTCGCGCAGGTCACCGACCCGCCGTACCAGGTCAACAAGTTCTTCGACGTGCTGCTCGCGGTGCCGGACTGGGAGAACATGCGGCCCGGCGACGCCGCCCAGCGCGTCGAGCGGTCCGGCTTCCCCGACCGGTACCACAACTGGGAGCCGATGGCGGCGCTCCTCGTGCAGAACGAGGGCCAGATCGTCGACGTCGTCGGCTGCGGTACGAGCGTCGGCAGTGTCGTGCCGCCGAGCCAGGCGGCCGCGCAGGCCATCAAGTTCGCCCTCGCCGAGCAGGGCAAGCCGTACATCTGGGGCGCGACCGGACCGAACAGCTACGACTGTTCCGGGCTGATGCTGCGGGCCTACGAGTCGGCCGGGATCATCCTGCCGCGGGTCTCCCGCGACCAGTACAAGGCGGGCGCGATGCTGCCGGTCCGGCAGGCGCAGCCGGGTGACCTGCTGTTCCTCGCCACCGTGCCGTCGAATCCGGCGACCATCCACCACGTGATGATGTACCTGGGTGACGGCAAGATCGTCGAAGCGCAGCAGACCGGGGTGCCGGTGCACATCCGCGACTTCTCCTTCGACGAGGCCGAAGTGGTGGCGCAGGCGGTCCGTCCTGGCGTTTAG
- a CDS encoding magnesium transporter, whose translation MNTVLTLASVLAFAAGWHALRRRLKEGPRPGKTRPSRRATMFVVVLILGLQAVATAPAASAAACGEAPNPERPGAGMVGALDPPTIARGEGGSPYNVYGYAGHVWDTFETDCGPLAGITSPNSTIDTWAGNQLFNIGKNIVGATNSLHYSVMQGSLLSPLYNAVKAGAEKVYNNIYAQLFGLAALIMSIMLFRNIWRGDLAAVSKRALLGLAAVWLAASSLALLRFLDPIDNAIVQTTTNIQAGFIDEPKTPPSSEPLPPAAQPCQATPEAVAARQPWDRVPTELHCRVVYDNWLRGEFGSPDAPQAIQYGPALLDARAFTRIQIQQGGDADAALVDSKKAAFKDISTKLGPATGYFTGEDGSRVGAGFLSLGQGIFYSLFQLLAKATVLLAQVLIRIFVLTAPLIGLIALLQPQIMQRILKVVGAVAFNLMVLSVLAGVHTLLLEAIFTAGNSLSLLTKMVLAAIITVLLFMVGRPVRRLWQMVEMSVGMVGGAMPSPRGGLFSRFRKKNNEQTPQDAFWQNVRDTDDVVDGDLRGPVGATVGGGRFRPEATIFASSQRLDNSSGAIRPAAAWSGAPWPGAVGGGGGLPALPAGGGGGVPVFGQYNPSAGNPGDSMFTSGGRSPIQVPSRRVDTSPVADRRWSDEPEPVVVPSRMNSAGGGYTTPDYSGAVPAQAGPSTPRPRRVDPEVVAGKPVFVLYRPSRGLEVREEVRDTDHAVGR comes from the coding sequence CCGGGCGACGATGTTCGTCGTCGTGCTGATCCTGGGCCTGCAGGCCGTGGCGACCGCCCCGGCGGCGTCGGCCGCGGCCTGTGGTGAGGCGCCGAACCCGGAACGGCCCGGCGCGGGTATGGTCGGCGCGCTCGACCCGCCCACGATCGCCCGAGGCGAAGGCGGCAGCCCGTACAACGTCTACGGGTACGCCGGACACGTCTGGGACACCTTCGAAACCGATTGCGGCCCGCTCGCCGGGATCACCTCGCCCAACTCGACGATCGACACCTGGGCGGGCAACCAGCTGTTCAACATCGGCAAGAACATCGTCGGTGCCACGAACTCGCTGCACTATTCGGTGATGCAGGGCAGCCTGCTCAGCCCGCTGTACAACGCCGTCAAGGCCGGGGCCGAGAAGGTCTACAACAACATCTACGCGCAGTTGTTCGGCCTGGCCGCGCTGATCATGTCGATCATGTTGTTCCGCAACATCTGGCGCGGCGATCTCGCGGCGGTCAGCAAACGGGCGCTGCTCGGGCTGGCCGCGGTCTGGCTGGCCGCGTCGTCGTTGGCGCTGCTGCGGTTCCTCGATCCGATCGACAACGCGATCGTGCAGACCACGACCAACATCCAGGCCGGGTTCATCGACGAGCCCAAGACCCCACCGTCATCCGAGCCACTGCCACCCGCCGCGCAGCCGTGCCAGGCGACTCCGGAGGCCGTCGCGGCGCGCCAGCCGTGGGACCGGGTCCCGACCGAACTGCATTGCCGGGTCGTCTACGACAACTGGCTTCGCGGGGAGTTCGGCAGCCCGGACGCACCGCAGGCGATCCAGTACGGTCCCGCCCTCCTTGACGCGCGGGCCTTCACCAGGATTCAGATCCAGCAGGGCGGGGACGCCGATGCCGCGTTGGTGGACTCCAAGAAGGCGGCGTTCAAGGACATCTCCACCAAACTCGGCCCCGCGACCGGGTATTTCACCGGTGAGGACGGCAGCCGCGTCGGCGCCGGGTTCCTCTCACTGGGCCAGGGGATCTTCTATTCGCTGTTCCAGCTGCTGGCCAAGGCGACGGTGCTGCTCGCGCAGGTGCTGATCAGGATCTTCGTCCTGACGGCCCCGCTGATCGGCCTGATCGCGCTGCTGCAGCCGCAGATCATGCAGCGCATCCTCAAGGTGGTCGGCGCGGTCGCCTTCAACCTGATGGTGCTCTCGGTGCTGGCAGGCGTGCACACGCTGCTCCTGGAAGCGATCTTCACCGCCGGGAACTCGTTGTCCCTGCTGACGAAGATGGTGCTGGCCGCGATCATCACCGTGCTTCTGTTCATGGTCGGCCGTCCCGTACGCCGGTTGTGGCAGATGGTCGAGATGTCCGTCGGCATGGTCGGCGGCGCGATGCCCTCGCCGCGCGGCGGGCTTTTCTCCCGCTTCCGCAAGAAGAACAACGAACAGACCCCGCAGGACGCCTTCTGGCAGAACGTCCGCGACACCGACGACGTCGTCGACGGGGACCTTCGCGGTCCCGTGGGCGCGACGGTCGGCGGCGGGCGGTTCCGGCCCGAGGCGACGATCTTCGCCAGCTCGCAGCGGCTCGACAACAGCTCCGGCGCCATCCGCCCCGCGGCGGCGTGGTCGGGAGCGCCGTGGCCGGGCGCCGTCGGCGGTGGTGGCGGGCTGCCCGCGCTGCCCGCCGGTGGCGGTGGAGGTGTTCCCGTGTTCGGCCAGTACAACCCGTCCGCGGGCAACCCCGGCGACTCGATGTTCACCTCGGGCGGGCGGAGCCCGATCCAGGTCCCGAGCCGCCGGGTCGACACCTCGCCGGTCGCCGACCGCCGTTGGAGCGACGAACCGGAGCCCGTCGTGGTGCCGTCGCGGATGAACTCCGCGGGGGGCGGTTACACCACGCCGGACTATTCGGGTGCCGTGCCGGCGCAGGCGGGGCCGTCGACCCCGCGCCCGCGCCGGGTCGACCCCGAAGTCGTCGCGGGCAAGCCGGTCTTCGTGCTGTACCGGCCGTCGCGCGGGCTGGAGGTCCGTGAGGAAGTCCGGGACACAGACCACGCAGTGGGCCGGTGA